CGCAACACGCTCGTTCACTCCGCACCGCCGGGTGACGAGCAGGAAGCACTGCCGGTGCCCGCGTCGCTCCTCGTCGACAAAGACGGAAAGATCCTCTGGATGGACCTCTCGGAGAACTATCAGCGGCGCTCCGGCCCCGATGTCGTTCTCGCGGCGATGCAGAAGCATCTGGACTAGCGATACCGCACATTGAAGAATCCATTCCGAGCCATCTCGCCGACGCATCCGAAGCCGAGCGGGCCTGGTTTTCGTCGGACCAGGGAAGCGACTTCAAGGTCACCGAAATCGTCGATCCCGACAGCGTCAGAGATCCGGCGAGCGGGGGCCGTAAGCTTCAACTGATTCTTTGCGGCCACAAGGACGGGCAGGCCGTCTGCTTCCGCTTCGCACCGGAACGCGAAGGCTTCGACGTCGAGCACGCGGCGCCGTGGCCTCTCTTCGTGATGCTGCTTCTGGCCAACGGGTGGTTTCTGCGGCCCGTCCCGTTCAACTGCCGTCCCGGCGAAAACACAGTCCCAAAGCGAATCCGAAACGCGATACTCCGACTGGCAGGCTTCGTCGCCGTATGGATCGCCGCCGGCCTGCTTCTTCCCACATGGATCGTGGTGCTCCCGTTCGCGGGCTGGGTCGCGAAGGTCGCGCCCGGCATACGGCTGGTCAACAATCGCTTCCAGACCGTCGGAGGAGCGCGAAGTGATCCAGCTGGTGGAAGGCTCGGACCTGTCGGTGCGCCGCACGCTGCGCGAGCTGGGCGTGAGCCGCTCGATTTTCTACGCCTGGTACGAGCGCTACCGCGAGCATGGAGCCGCGCAAGCCCGCGACGCGCCGTCACTGGAATCGCATTCCTGAGCGCGAGCGAGCGCGGGTGGTCGAAGCGGCGCTGGCCGACCCGGAGAGATCGCCCAGAGAGCTGGCGTGACAGAGGACGGACCGGACAAGCCAATTCATCTCTGAATCCAGCGTCTATCGCATTCTAAAGGCGCACGACCTCATCACGAGTCCGGCCTACGTCTCGATCCGGGCCGCCGATCGCTTCCAGCATCCGACGACGCGGCCCAACGACCTTTGGCAGACGGACTTCACGTACCTGCGCGTGGTGAGCTGGGGCTGGTACTACCTGTCGACCGTGCTCGACGACTACTCGCGCTACATCTTGGCGTGGACGCTCGGCACGGCGATGAAGGCGTCGGACGTGACCGAGACGCTTGATCTGGCGCGAGCGAAGGCAGGAGTCGACGAGGTGGCGGTCGTGCACCGACCTCGGCTGCTGAGCGACAACGGCCCTTGCTACGTCTCGGGCGAGCTGGCGACCTATCTTGGTCGTCACGGGATGGAGCACACGCGAGGAGGCCGTACCATCCGCAAACCCAGGGGAAGATCGAGCGCCACCACCGGTCGATGAAGAACGTGGCGAAGCTG
This genomic window from Candidatus Binatia bacterium contains:
- a CDS encoding helix-turn-helix domain-containing protein; the encoded protein is MIQLVEGSDLSVRRTLRELGVSRSIFYAWYERYREHGAAQARDAPSLESHS
- a CDS encoding DDE-type integrase/transposase/recombinase is translated as MRAADRFQHPTTRPNDLWQTDFTYLRVVSWGWYYLSTVLDDYSRYILAWTLGTAMKASDVTETLDLARAKAGVDEVAVVHRPRLLSDNGPCYVSGELATYLGRHGMEHTRGGRTIRKPRGRSSATTGR